A window from Patescibacteria group bacterium encodes these proteins:
- a CDS encoding M48 family metallopeptidase yields the protein MPEIICSNNKKIAYTLKKSKRAKKMRLSVKLDGSVVIVIPHRFKEKKAEKFIKEKSDWVISKKELVKQFKGNTICRYTKKDYLRHKDRAHKLVGIRVDYFDKLYNFNYQKITIRNQKTRWGSCSKKGNLSFNYKIIFLPPRYLDYIIYHELCHLKEFNHSLKFWHLVETVFPDYKAIKKALKKYHLSLG from the coding sequence TAATTTGTTCAAATAATAAAAAAATAGCCTACACACTCAAAAAAAGTAAGAGAGCCAAAAAAATGAGGTTATCTGTTAAGCTTGATGGTTCGGTGGTGATAGTTATACCTCATAGATTTAAAGAAAAAAAGGCGGAAAAGTTTATCAAAGAAAAAAGTGATTGGGTTATTTCAAAAAAAGAATTGGTTAAACAATTCAAGGGAAACACAATTTGTCGTTACACTAAAAAAGATTATTTAAGGCATAAAGATCGGGCCCACAAACTGGTTGGTATTCGGGTTGATTATTTTGATAAATTATATAATTTTAATTATCAAAAAATTACCATTAGAAACCAAAAAACCCGGTGGGGGAGTTGCTCCAAAAAAGGGAACTTGAGTTTTAATTATAAAATTATATTTTTGCCCCCACGATACTTAGATTATATTATTTACCACGAACTCTGTCATCTCAAAGAATTTAATCACTCTCTTAAATTTTGGCATTTAGTAGAAACGGTTTTCCCGGATTATAAAGCCATAAAAAAAGCATTAAAGAAATACCACTTAAGTTTGGGTTAA